In one Ochotona princeps isolate mOchPri1 chromosome 16, mOchPri1.hap1, whole genome shotgun sequence genomic region, the following are encoded:
- the CHST6 gene encoding carbohydrate sulfotransferase 6, with translation MWLPRVSSTAVMALLLAQTFLLLFLVSRPGSRSPAGGGDEERVHVLVLSSWRSGSSFVGQLFSQHPDVFYLMEPAWHVWAALSQGSAPVLHMAVRDLVRSVFLCDMDVFDAYLPWRRNLSDLFQWAVSRALCSPPACDAFPRGAISSEAVCKPLCARRPFNLVSEACRSYSHVVLKEVRFFNLQVLYPLLNDPALNLRIVHLVRDPRAVLRSREQTAKALARDNGIVLGTNGTWVEADPGLRVVREVCRSHVRIAEAAMHKPPPFLRGRYRLVRYEDLAREPLAEIRALYAFTGLNLTPQLEAWIHNITHGSGPGARREAFKTSSRDALNVSQAWRHALPFTKIRRVQELCAGALQLLGYRTVFSEEEQRDLALDLVLPRGPSSFSWASSTAAHPQP, from the coding sequence ATGTGGCTACCGCGCGTGTCCAGTACTGCAGTGATGGCGCTGCTGCTGGCTCAGACTTTCCTCCTGCTCTTTCTGGTCTCGCGGCCGGGATCAAGGTCACCTGCGGGTGGCGGTGATGAGGAGCGCGTGCATGTGCTGGTGTTGTCCTCGTGGCGCTCGGGCTCGTCTTTCGTGGGTCAGCTCTTCAGCCAGCACCCGGACGTCTTCTACCTGATGGAGCCCGCGTGGCACGTGTGGGCCGCCCTGTCACAAGGCAGCGCACCAGTGCTGCACATGGCCGTGCGCGACCTGGTGCGCTCTGTCTTCCTGTGCGACATGGACGTCTTTGATGCCTACCTGCCATGGCGCCGCAACCTGTCAGACCTCTTCCAGTGGGCGGTGAGCCGCGCGCTGTGCTCACCGCCTGCCTGCGATGCCTTCCCGCGCGGAGCCATCAGCAGCGAGGCAGTGTGCAAGCCACTGTGTGCGCGGCGGCCCTTTAACCTGGTGAGTGAGGCCTGCCGCTCCTACAGCCACGTGGTGCTCAAGGAGGTGCGCTTTTTCAACCTGCAAGTGCTCTACCCACTGCTCAACGACCCCGCACTCAACCTGCGCATTGTGCACTTGGTGCGCGATCCGCGCGCCGTGCTGCGCTCCCGCGAGCAGACGGCCAAGGCACTAGCGCGTGACAATGGCATCGTACTAGGCACCAATGGCACATGGGTGGAGGCCGACCCGGGCCTGCGCGTGGTGCGCGAGGTGTGCCGCAGCCACGTGCGCATCGCCGAGGCCGCCATGCACAAACCGCCGCCCTTCCTGCGCGGCCGCTACCGCCTAGTGCGCTATGAGGACCTGGCGCGGGAGCCTCTGGCCGAGATCCGCGCGCTCTACGCCTTCACGGGCCTGAATCTCACGCCACAGCTCGAGGCCTGGATCCACAACATCACGCACGGCTCGGGGCCCGGCGCGCGTCGCGAGGCCTTCAAAACCAGCTCCAGGGACGCGCTCAACGTCTCGCAGGCCTGGCGCCACGCACTGCCCTTCACCAAGATCCGCCGCGTGCAGGAGCTGTGCGCCGGTGCCCTGCAACTGCTGGGCTACCGGACCGTGTTCTCTGAGGAGGAGCAGCGCGACCTCGCCCTGGACCTGGTGCTGCCGCGCGGCCCGAGCAGCTTCAGCTGGGCCTCGTCCACCGCTGCGCATCCCCAGCCCTAG
- the TMEM231 gene encoding transmembrane protein 231 isoform X1, with translation MALYHLFSHPVERGYRAGLCSKAALFLLLTATLTYVPPLLVAFRSHGFWLKRSSYEEQPTVRFQHQVLLVALLGPEHDGFLAWSTFPAFNRLQGDHLRVPLVSTREEDRNQDGKMDMLHFSLELPLQPTEHVLGVQLILTFSYQLHRMSTFVMQSLAFLQSSFALPGSQLYVNGDLRLQQRQPLSYGGLDIRYNVSVINGTSPFARDYDLTRIVAAYQERNVTTVLIDPHPIWLVGRAAEAPFVINAVIRYPVEVISYPFCGRAGGAQIPKSEGRVAQLSQLGQMWEPGAGIAAHTDAHLLFVQEGSFISCGYLSSSPRSVSLTLVA, from the exons ATGGCGCTCTACCACCTCTTCTCGCACCCGGTCGAGCGCGGCTACCGCGCGGGGCTCTGCTCCAAGGCCGCGCTCTTTCTGCTGCTGACCGCCACGCTCACCTACGTTCCGCCGCTGCTGGTCGCCTTCCGGAGCCACG GGTTTTGGCTGAAGCGGAGCAGCTACGAGGAGCAGCCGACGGTGCGCTTCCAGCACCAGGTTCTACTCGTGGCCCTGCTGGGACCCGAGCACGATGGGTTCCTCGCGTGGAGCACGTTTCCCGCCTTCAACCGGCTGCAAGGGGATCACTTGCGCGTCCCGCTGGTCTCG ACGAGAGAAGAAGACCGAAACCAGGATGGGAAGATGGACATGCTGCACTtcagcctggagcttcccctgcAGCCCACGGAGCATGTTCTCGGGGTACAGCTCATCCTGACTTTCTCCTACCAATTGCAC AGGATGTCGACCTTCGTGATGCAGAGCCTGGCATTCCTACAGTCGTCCTTCGCCTTGCCTGGGTCCCAGTTATATGTGAACGGAGACCTCAGACTGCAGCAGAGGCAGCCGCTGAGCTACGGGGGCCTTGATATCCGATACAAC GTGTCTGTGATCAATGGCACCAGCCCTTTTGCCCGTGACTATGACCTTACCCGCATTGTGGCTGCCTACCAGGAAAGGAATG TTACTACCGTCCTAATTGACCCCCACCCCATCTGGCTGGTGGGCAGGGCCGCTGAAGCTCCCTTTGTGATCAACGCTGTCATCCGGTACCCGGTGGAGGTCATTTCATATCCTTTCTGTGGGAGAGCCGGGGGTGCACAGATTCCAAAAAGTGAAGGAAGAGTCGCTCAGTTGTCCCAACTGGGACAGATGTGGGAACCGGGGGCTGGCATCGCAGCACACACAGATGCCCATCTGCTGTTTGTACAGGAAGGCAGCTTCATTTCCTGTGGGTATCTGAGCAGCTCCCCGAGGTCAGTATCACTCACATTGGTGGCTTAA
- the TMEM231 gene encoding transmembrane protein 231 isoform X2 — translation MALYHLFSHPVERGYRAGLCSKAALFLLLTATLTYVPPLLVAFRSHGFWLKRSSYEEQPTVRFQHQVLLVALLGPEHDGFLAWSTFPAFNRLQGDHLRVPLVSTREEDRNQDGKMDMLHFSLELPLQPTEHVLGVQLILTFSYQLHRMSTFVMQSLAFLQSSFALPGSQLYVNGDLRLQQRQPLSYGGLDIRYNVSVINGTSPFARDYDLTRIVAAYQERNVTTVLIDPHPIWLVGRAAEAPFVINAVIRYPVEVISYQPGFWEMIKFAWVQYVSILLVFLWVFERIKIFVFQNQVVTTIPITATPRMDVCKEHLS, via the exons ATGGCGCTCTACCACCTCTTCTCGCACCCGGTCGAGCGCGGCTACCGCGCGGGGCTCTGCTCCAAGGCCGCGCTCTTTCTGCTGCTGACCGCCACGCTCACCTACGTTCCGCCGCTGCTGGTCGCCTTCCGGAGCCACG GGTTTTGGCTGAAGCGGAGCAGCTACGAGGAGCAGCCGACGGTGCGCTTCCAGCACCAGGTTCTACTCGTGGCCCTGCTGGGACCCGAGCACGATGGGTTCCTCGCGTGGAGCACGTTTCCCGCCTTCAACCGGCTGCAAGGGGATCACTTGCGCGTCCCGCTGGTCTCG ACGAGAGAAGAAGACCGAAACCAGGATGGGAAGATGGACATGCTGCACTtcagcctggagcttcccctgcAGCCCACGGAGCATGTTCTCGGGGTACAGCTCATCCTGACTTTCTCCTACCAATTGCAC AGGATGTCGACCTTCGTGATGCAGAGCCTGGCATTCCTACAGTCGTCCTTCGCCTTGCCTGGGTCCCAGTTATATGTGAACGGAGACCTCAGACTGCAGCAGAGGCAGCCGCTGAGCTACGGGGGCCTTGATATCCGATACAAC GTGTCTGTGATCAATGGCACCAGCCCTTTTGCCCGTGACTATGACCTTACCCGCATTGTGGCTGCCTACCAGGAAAGGAATG TTACTACCGTCCTAATTGACCCCCACCCCATCTGGCTGGTGGGCAGGGCCGCTGAAGCTCCCTTTGTGATCAACGCTGTCATCCGGTACCCGGTGGAGGTCATTT CCTACCAGCCGGGCTTCTGGGAGATGATCAAGTTCGCCTGGGTCCAGTATGTCAGCATCCTGCTTGTCTTCCTGTGGGTGTTTGAGAGAATCAAGATATTTGTGTTTCAAAATCAGGTGGTGACCACAATTCCCATCACAGCCACACCCCGGATGGATGTATGCAAGGAGCACCTGTCTTAG
- the TMEM231 gene encoding transmembrane protein 231 isoform X3, with protein MALYHLFSHPVERGYRAGLCSKAALFLLLTATLTYVPPLLVAFRSHGFWLKRSSYEEQPTVRFQHQVLLVALLGPEHDGFLAWSTFPAFNRLQGDHLRVPLVSTREEDRNQDGKMDMLHFSLELPLQPTEHVLGVQLILTFSYQLHRMSTFVMQSLAFLQSSFALPGSQLYVNGDLRLQQRQPLSYGGLDIRYNVSVINGTSPFARDYDLTRIVAAYQERNGPFCSGSPGASKKPRDPWTHARTSDRLLSRVTGCPRDPREQYSPHRLQKRSWP; from the exons ATGGCGCTCTACCACCTCTTCTCGCACCCGGTCGAGCGCGGCTACCGCGCGGGGCTCTGCTCCAAGGCCGCGCTCTTTCTGCTGCTGACCGCCACGCTCACCTACGTTCCGCCGCTGCTGGTCGCCTTCCGGAGCCACG GGTTTTGGCTGAAGCGGAGCAGCTACGAGGAGCAGCCGACGGTGCGCTTCCAGCACCAGGTTCTACTCGTGGCCCTGCTGGGACCCGAGCACGATGGGTTCCTCGCGTGGAGCACGTTTCCCGCCTTCAACCGGCTGCAAGGGGATCACTTGCGCGTCCCGCTGGTCTCG ACGAGAGAAGAAGACCGAAACCAGGATGGGAAGATGGACATGCTGCACTtcagcctggagcttcccctgcAGCCCACGGAGCATGTTCTCGGGGTACAGCTCATCCTGACTTTCTCCTACCAATTGCAC AGGATGTCGACCTTCGTGATGCAGAGCCTGGCATTCCTACAGTCGTCCTTCGCCTTGCCTGGGTCCCAGTTATATGTGAACGGAGACCTCAGACTGCAGCAGAGGCAGCCGCTGAGCTACGGGGGCCTTGATATCCGATACAAC GTGTCTGTGATCAATGGCACCAGCCCTTTTGCCCGTGACTATGACCTTACCCGCATTGTGGCTGCCTACCAGGAAAGGAATG GTCCATTCTGCAGTGGTAGTCCGGGCGCCTCCAAAAAACCTCGGGACCCTTGGACTCACGCCCGCACCTCTGACAGGCTCCTCTCCCGAGTCACCGGGTGTCCCAGGGACCCTAGGGAGCAGTACAGCCCCCACCGACTCCAGAAGAGGAGCTGGCCGTGA
- the GABARAPL2 gene encoding gamma-aminobutyric acid receptor-associated protein-like 2 yields MKWMFKEDHSLEHRCVESAKIRAKYPDRVPVIVEKVSGSQIVDIDKRKYLVPSDITVAQFMWIIRKRIQLPSEKAIFLFVDKTVPQSSLTMGQLYEKEKDEDGFLYVAYSGENTFGF; encoded by the exons ATGAAGTGGATGTTCAAGGAGGACCACTCTCTGG AACACAGATGCGTGGAATCCGCGAAGATTCGAGCGAAATATCCCGATCGGGTTCCG gtgattGTGGAAAAAGTCTCAGGCTCTCAGATCGTTGACATTGACAAGCGGAAGTACTTGGTTCCCTCTGACATCACCGTGGCTCAGTTCATGTGGATCATCAGGAAaaggatccagcttccttctgagaAGGCCATCTTCCTATTTGTGGATAAGACAGTCCCACAGTCCAG CCTAACTATGGGACAGCTTTATGAGAAGGAAAAAGACGAAGATGGATTCTTGTATGTGGCCTACAGCGGAGAGAACACTTTCGGCTTCTGa